In the genome of Suncus etruscus isolate mSunEtr1 chromosome 3, mSunEtr1.pri.cur, whole genome shotgun sequence, the window agatagtacagcaggcagagtgcttgctttgcacctgaccaaactgggtttgatctaggcatcccatatcatcctctaagcaccaccaggaataagtccaccacagaaccaggagtaacccctgagaactgctgggtgtggcccaattcaaaaacaaaaattgtcatTTCAAGCAGCAGTTTAATAATAATGCATTTTACTGTCTCTACCCAGTTCTAATACCAGTCTGGTCCTTTGAGTGGTCTAAAAAAACAGAGATGGAGGAGTCCACAAATCAGAGTCAGCCGCTGAGTGAGAAGCAGGTGGCCAATTCCGGGGATGGCTTCGTCTGGCCAGTCACTGACTTGAACCGACTACGCCGCTTCTTATGCTTTGGCTCTGAGGGTGGAACATACTACATCAAAGAGCAGAAGCTGGGCCTGGAAAACGCCAAGGCTTTAATCCGACTAATTGAGGATGGCCGAGGCTGTGATGTGATCCAAGAAATAAAGTCGTTCAGCCAAGAAGGACGAACCGCCAAGTATGAGCCTATGCTCTTCGCACTGGCCATCTGTTCACAGTGCTCTGACAAGAGCACCAAGCAGGCTGCCTTCAAAGCTGTGCCTGAAGTGTGCCGCATCCCTACGCACCTCTTCACTTTCGTTCAGTTCAAGAAAGACCTGAAGGAAAGCATGAAATGTGGCATGTGGGGCCGCGCCCTCCGCAAGGCCATAGCAGACTGGTACAATGAGAAGGGCGGCATGGCCCTGGCCCTGGCTGTCACCAAATATAAACAGAGGAATGGCTGGTCTCACAAGGATCTTTTACGCTTGTCACACCTTAAGCCTTCCAGTGAAGGTAAGCAGGAATCTGGGGGGCAGAGGGACTGCTGAAGGCAAGCAGTGAACACATAGCTTTGGAATCAACCTTTTCTAGAAGTGAGATTGCAATCCTCAAAGCATCTTGTTAATTCAGTTGTGTCAAATGACAGCTTGGAGTCGGACACCTAACAAAGATAATCCAGACTTTTGTAATCAGGAATCACATGCCAAATGATCTTAATAATACTCAgcttcgggccggagagataacttggaggtaaggcgtttgcctgtcaagcacaaggtcattggttcgaattccagcatcccatatggtcccctgagcctgccaggagcgatttctgagcatagagcgaggagtaacccctgagcattgctgggtgtgacctaaaaaccaaaaaataataataatgataatgataataatactcAGTTTCCCAAAGTGGTACCATGCCATCTAGGGTACTCAATCCCTGGTGACTGGCAGTGAAATGAGTGTTCAAGTTAtatgggccagagctatagcatagtaggtaaggtgtttgtcttgcacgtggccaacctaggttgaatcctgagcatcccatagagtcccgagtttgccaggagtaatttctgaatgcggaGCCAGTCATaatctcagagcaccaccaggtgtagcccaaaaactaaacaaacaaacaaacaaaaaattcagttgGAAGAGAACCATTGTTGTCAGTGGATGGCAGAGAGTTAGGCTCCACTGCTCTTGCTCATCTCACCTCCTTCCTCCTGTCTTCCTAGGCCATATGTGCTGGGAACTTAAAAGCAACCattcatgggccagagcaatagcacagcaggtagggcatttgccttgcacatcgctgACCCAGGgtcaaaccccagcattccatatggtccccgagactgccaggagtaatttctgagtgcagagccagaagtaacccctgaacactgccgctgggtgtgaccgaaaaccagccaaaaaaagaagatgaaatagTGTCTGTCTTAATGCAGGATGTTAATTAGCTTCAGCCAGTCAGCAGGGGACATGCTAATTAGGGACAGTTTCTCTGTGTGTACAGTAAACGACTTGAGGAGTTAGGTATAGCTGCAATAATTACTTAGTTTTTCTTACAGAAAGATTGAAAGCACTGAGGCAGGACAAATTCAAAGCAGAAGCATCtaagaaaatagtttttgttttgttcaaagTGAGCTATATCTATAGTCCTGTGTTTGATTATTAAATCTAAGAGTTATGGTgtcgggtccagagagatagcacagcggtgtttgccttgcaagcagccgatccaggacctaaggtggttggttcgaatcccagtgtcccatatggtcccctgtgcctgccaggagctatttctgagcagacagccgggagtaacccctgagcaccgccgggtgtggcccaaaaaccaaaaaaaaaaaagttatggtgtcatattttttgtttgatctgTGAATACTGGGTTTCTTTTTCCTATACTGACTAATCTAACAGGCAtgattatttgaattttattttaataacttttattaatattttaataacataataCACATTTTAACTGAGAAATTCAAGTCAAAGTGTGGTGTAATTCCTCAAGTGTTTAGTGTGTAGATACTCTGACTAGCACAGTTCTAGAAGCTGAATAAGATAAAAAGTTACACTttaggtaattttattttaattggaaagaaaaaatagaagacatgTTCATATGAAACATGTGATCATTAGGATAATGCAAGACTGATAGCAAGAGTCAGGGGACTTAAAATGCTCTACCTTGAAGTATATCAACTTTGGATTGGATTATATTTAAATGAGCTTAGAAATGGCACATTGGACCTGTCTGCTTAGAGCTGTCTTTTTTGCCTGCCAGGTATGTTAGAGATAAAGGGGGACTGAAAAAATTACTCAGCCAGCTaggacacatgctttgcatgcaggagtttaAGAGATTTCACatgtccctccccacccccagcacagagcctaggcagagtccctgagcaccatcgtgcgtaaacacaaagaaaaaaatgccagCATTTAAAATTCAGAAGGGAacataaaaatctatattttggCTTCTCATGAATATGAATTTGGGAATAGTTTGAAGCCCTCACTTTGCAGATATTTCAGTCAAGGAAAACACTCTAGTTTACCAGGCTAAATCATCATGCTAAAAGACCGCTTCTGCTCCCACAAGAACATGAACCCTGCTGTCTGAGCTATCTCCCAGGCTCAATGctgtttttaatgaaattaacACTCTTAGACAACCAGTTCTGGTTAACCACTTCTGGAGCTTTTCTGATGagaacttgaaggaaaaaaaaatctattccaagtcatttattttgggggtcacacctggctggactcagggtttactctaggttttgttctcagaaatcactcgtggtagGCTCAAACCTAGTACAgctacatgtgaggcaagtgctctacctgcttaCTCTCTCCCCTCTTGAATAGTAACTTGAATCCAAAAATATTCTTGTGAACAGCACATCAGTGCAGCGGACAGGTGGTGGATTGCTTTAAAACTTTGTTGCTGTGCAGAAGAAGCCTTCACTAGCTCTGCTCAGGCACACTAGGATCACACCCAGAGCTGTTGAGGAGCACATGTATGGGGGATGCTGTGAAGTATCAGCAAATGTGGAGCCTCACACATAAAGGCAGCACTCAGCCCCATATGTAGCAGGAGCTTCTTCGTTTGTAGTTGAGCCAGGAACAGGccaaataaagagaatgtatgtgTCCATTTCCTCCGCACTGTTAAAAAGCAACAGACTGAGACCCTGAAAGTGTAAGGGCTGTAGCCATTTCTAAGCCCTGTGATCATTCAGGACTTGACTCCCTGTCTAGGAGGTCTTAAGACTAAAACCTCAGATTCTAACGCTTACAGTAGTGCTTGTAATAGCTCccagcactgccatatgtggcccaataacaaaccAAGAAACTGCATCTGGTTGTGCCTCATAGGCAAATGTATTCACAGTAAATACTTGGTAATACTTTAtacctttgttattgttgttaaagGACTTGCTATCGTGACCAAATACATCACAAAAGGCTGGAAAGAGGTCCATGAATTGTATAAAGAAAAAGCACTTTCTGTGGagaatgaaaaattattaaagtatttgGAGGCTGTAGAAAAAGTGAAGCGAACAAAAGATGAACTGGAAGTTATCCACCTAATAGAGGAGCATGGATTAGTAAGGGAACATCTTCTAACAGATCACCTCAAGTCTGAAGAGGTAAGTCCATTAGAAAATGTATTCATAttgttgagtggctaaagaaactaggtACATTTACACTatgaatactgtgcagctgttaggaaaaatgaagtcttgaaagTTACTTCTGTTTACATGGATAGATTAGGCTGAATGAAATGATTCAGAGGAAGAAGGATAggcagaataatctcattcatttgtgggatatgggaaaaataaaagatagtatgataataatatccagagacaatagaacgGGTGTCTGGGAGAACCAGTCCAtcatatgaagcttgccacaaagaacggTGAGTGGAGTTAGGATAGAGTGGTTATGACAgtgacagttggaactgatcggctgggcaagaactgggttctgaaaggggataaagtgacatgcatagtaccccttcattaacagtagtataGACCACAGTgtcagagagagaagcaaaacgCCTGCTCCAGAGACAAGTGGGGACGAGTGGGAAgctgggaacattgatggcaggaaaagtgcactaTGATAGAAACTCAAATCATGAActattttgtaaccacggtgcttaaataaagtaattaaaaaaaataaaatgtatgtatctTGAAATGAATGTATACATAAAATACGGCCTGGTATAACTGGCACTCAGTATTCTCCAGAAAATGCTGGTTGATTTGTCTtactaatttaaataaatgaaattttatatagtttctcataatatatacttaaatttCTTAGTGAAGTAAAGATGAAATGAATTTGATAAGCTTTGACCTCACAAACTTTATATCAAAATATCGAAAGtgttgggccagagctatagcacagcagtagggcatttgtcttgcacacgaatgacccaggatggacctgggttcaatccctggcatcccacatggtccctcaagccaggaactatttctgagtgcataaccaggaataactcatgaGCTCATTGGgcatgtcccaaaaacaaacaaacaaacaaaaattatcgaAAGTGTTTTGGACTGTAAGTAAATACtttaagaaatatattgtttcattggtgatgggaatgttgcactggtgatgggtggtgttctttacatgactgaaacccaaacacaatcatgtatgtaatcaaggtgtttaaataaagtaaaaaaaaaaaagaaatatattgtttttattattgattggATCTTTACACTAAGTTTCATGTgcttcatttgttatttttttctatatatgttttacagttcttcctgtttcttcaatagGTGTGGGAAGCTTTGCTAAAAGAAATGCCTTTAACTGATTTATTAAGAAATCTGGAGAAAATGGCCGCCAATTTTGTGCTCGAACCTGCATATCCAGAAGTATCTTTAGTGTGTGAAAAACTGTGTAATGAGAAACTGTTAAAAAAGGTTAGCGTTTTTTATCTCTGGTAATTACCACTAAAAGAAATTTTGGTTCCTTCATTTTGGAAGTATAATTATTATACTTAATAGATTTCCTAAGatttattaaattgtattttgtttgtgttgttgttgttattgttgtttttcaattttctttatttggggtggTTTGCACACGTGGTGGTGTTCGTGAGTTTAAGGTGCCACAGGTTAAACTTGGAACTCCACACATTGAAGACATGTATGTGTTCTAGCCTTTTGAGCTACATTCAGAGTGCTGTGTTCGATTATGAAATCTAAGagttttgttctcatttttgtttgatttgtaaaatacattttttaatatgctGATAAATCTAACAGAGAcatgattgtttttatttgcattttttaacTATACCTTGGTCTCTCTCTAGGCTCGCATACATCCGTTTCATATTTTGATTGCGTTAGAAACTTACAATAAGGGTCGCAGCCTCCGAGGAAAACACAAGTGGCACCCAGATAGAGAACTTCTAAAAGCACTGGATGCTGCTTTTTACAAATCATTTAAGGTAAAACAAATGGCTCAGTTAGGACTTACTTTCTTTTGTCAATAATTAAAGCTAATAATTACAGCTTTTCTGACGAGATACTCATTTTTCTGGAGTTTGTGTGAAGGTGGTGTGTAATTAGGATTTTCAGTTTcttgataaagtttttttttgggggggttggggctacatccagcggtgctcactgctcactcctggtaggctcagggaccaatgggatgccagggatctaaacctgggttggctacatgcaaagca includes:
- the RO60 gene encoding RNA-binding protein RO60; the protein is MEESTNQSQPLSEKQVANSGDGFVWPVTDLNRLRRFLCFGSEGGTYYIKEQKLGLENAKALIRLIEDGRGCDVIQEIKSFSQEGRTAKYEPMLFALAICSQCSDKSTKQAAFKAVPEVCRIPTHLFTFVQFKKDLKESMKCGMWGRALRKAIADWYNEKGGMALALAVTKYKQRNGWSHKDLLRLSHLKPSSEGLAIVTKYITKGWKEVHELYKEKALSVENEKLLKYLEAVEKVKRTKDELEVIHLIEEHGLVREHLLTDHLKSEEVWEALLKEMPLTDLLRNLEKMAANFVLEPAYPEVSLVCEKLCNEKLLKKARIHPFHILIALETYNKGRSLRGKHKWHPDRELLKALDAAFYKSFKTVEPTEKRFLLAVDVSESMHQRVLGSVLNASAIAAYMCMVVTRTERDSCIVAFSDDMVPCPVTADMTLLGVLLTMDQIPAGETDCSLPMIWAQKTNTAADVFIIFTDNVTSAGSIHPAVALNEYRKKMNIPAKLIVCGMTSDGFTIADPDDRGMLDICGFDIGALDVIRNFTLDVI